From a single Nicotiana tomentosiformis chromosome 2, ASM39032v3, whole genome shotgun sequence genomic region:
- the LOC104101906 gene encoding uncharacterized protein translates to MSPKTLDSRHTIESCTYHLHSWKPFQLPNPNPKTLDSSDSPKPYSALHTKRQCRADRATSIPIETLDMSKLSLFDDDRPLSANKREKNKNNLRLIAGKRRRRGSRSVSGRSSDRSGTHRPRRCCSVGASAAYGTCSDFPVAVGTDSSGELFVNGDMNWTLDVSEVTRNLKREKESGGVSERENNLNGLFGGQIGSFEGLGNESGYGSEPGYRGDAEFGYGDEFDEEEDDQQRFSLWGDEFEALSKMEKVGENTLQKVHHRCRRRKQDCKMVIA, encoded by the exons ATGTCACCAAAAACCCTAGATTCACGTCACACCATTGAATCCTGTACGTATCATCTCCATTCATGGAAGCCCTTTCAGctcccaaaccctaatcccaaAACCCTAGATTCCTCCGATTCACCAAAACCTTACTCTGCACTACACACTAAGCGCCAATGTAGAGCGGATCGAGCTACTTCGATCCCGATTGAAACCCTAGACATGTCGAAGTTGAGCTTATTTGATGATGATCGTCCTTTATCGGCTAACAAACgggagaaaaataaaaataatctcCGTTTGATAGCCGGTAAAAGGAGGCGGCGTGGGTCCCGCTCTGTTTCCGGGAGGAGCAGTGATCGGAGCGGGACCCATCGCCCACGCCGTTGTTGCTCTGTTGGAGCATCAGCGGCTTATGGGACTTGTTCTGATTTTCCTGTAGCTGTTGGGACTGATTCTAGTGGAGAGTTGTTTGTAAATGGGGATATGAATTGGACATTGGATGTTAGTGAGGTTACTAGGAATttgaagagagagaaagaaagtgGTGGGGTTAGTGAGAGAGAGAATAATTTGAATGGTTTGTTCGGGGGACAAATTGGGAGTTTTGAGGGATTGGGGAATGAATCAGGGTATGGGAGTGAACCGGGTTATAGAGGGGATGCGGAGTTTGGATATGGGGATGAGtttgatgaagaagaagatgatcaGCAGCGGTTCTCATTATGGGGCGACGAATTTGAAG CACTTTCTAAGATGGAGAAGGTTGGGGAGAACACATTACAGAAGGTGCACCACAGATGTCGGCGGAGGAAACAAGACTGTAAAATGGTGATCGCCTGA
- the LOC104101907 gene encoding DExH-box ATP-dependent RNA helicase DExH8: MASSSASPSSASSTAPEFPLLPVMGMKSKIVEKIQENRVTLLVGETGCGKSSQVPQFLLEGNMEPILCTQPRRFAVVAVARMVAKARKCEVGEEVGYHIGHSRVYSERSKIVFKTAGVLLEEMLEKGLNALKYKVIILDEVHERSVESDLVLVCIKQFLLKKSDLRVVLMSATADIARYREYFKDLGRGERVELLAIPSSGQDTIYQRKVSYIEQVAELLEMESEETALKCCSGPSPLTADADIKPEMYQLIHNLIIHIHKNERDIEKGILVFLPTYYALEQQWLLLKPFSVSFKVHILHSSIDTEQALKAMKICKSHRKVILATNIAESSVTIPMVGYVIDSCRSLQVFWDNNRKTDSAELVWVSKSQADQRRGRTGRTCDGHVYRLVKRSFYTQLEDYEPPAILRLSLRQQVLLLCCAESKAINDPKVLLRKALDTPDPEVVEDALSLLVDLHALQKTPPRSRYEPTFYGRLLASFSLSFDASILILKFGAIGMLREGIVLGIMMDMQPLPILRPFGHESLFMKYIDNFFSGDSKTTGLSGRKEVICMANSCAFQFWQRAFKDKYRLQLLRQLFKLDNTKDREIVLSKIEEEWCSYHNLLRSALKQVAESYDEVLDSLHRYRPQFLATSVGIPSYYNPNEYQHKCHLDCDQYLDAGTLDMDYQLLELGGEIRKCISIPFLGHNESLAHKVAQNLASVVKEMRSQSSADVSGNPDMLVYGNGVSTGEASFCKFFLSGQCNRGSQCSFSHSLQAKRPTCKFFFSLQGCRNGDSCFFSHDSVSSAYSGVLSSLCRPENEDADMLSLLRWFPAPHHGRILILDDNDLYFSSHIARHYAPSSIISTTPLPDESTLDQLPTDVRILWGHSNPYNTIVSNTAGSPVLWSEVKCVLWFPKFETGHREGQKSVMQTFFEYLAIRMLGYALYDVKVIVTMNNMRFSYLQVEKLARECCFFLRESFLFDEQNLGELFDEINARKPMLQSKPVSYVFSLHPPVDVQSRDFATLLSQNKNKVI, translated from the exons ATGGCGTCTTCTTCGGCTTCGCCGTCATCGGCGTCATCGACAGCACCTGAGTTTCCACTTCTACCAGTTATGGGAATGAAGAGTAAAATCGTTGAGAAAATTCAAGAGAATCGTGTCACTCTTCTTGTTGGTGAAACTGGTTGCG GAAAAAGCTCGCAAGTCCCTCAGTTTTTACTTGAAGGAAACATGGAACCCATACTTTGTACACAACCAAGGAGATTTGCTGTGGTAGCAGTTGCTAGAATGGTGGCGAAGGCTCGAAAATGTGAAGTAGGTGAAGAAGTTGGATACCATATAGGGCACTCTAGGGTCTACTCGGAAAG ATCTAAGATTGTGTTTAAAACTGCTGGAGTTCTGTTGGAAGAAATGCTAGAGAAGGGCTTGAATGCGCTAAAGTATAAAGTTATCATTCTCGACGAAGTGCATGAAAGATCTGTAGAGTCAGATCTTGTCCTTGTTTGCATCAAGCAGTTTTTGCTTAAAAAGAGTGACCTGAG GGTGGTGTTAATGTCTGCTACTGCTGATATTGCAAGATACCGTGAATACTTTAAGGATCTCGGTAGAGGTGAAAGGGTAGAGTTGTTGGCAATCCCTAGTTCTGGACAAGACACCATATATCAGCGAAAAGTTTCATACATTGAGCAG GTAGCTGAGCTCCTTGAAATGGAATCAGAAGAGACGGCTCTGAAATGCTGTTCTGGTCCAAGCCCATTGACAGCTGATGCTGATATCAAGCCTGAAATGTATCAGCTTATACACAATCTTATTATACACATTCATAAAAATGAAAGGGACATTGAAAAAGGAATTCTGGTCTTCCTTCCAACATACTATGCACTTGAGCAGCAGTGGCTCTTGTTGAAGCCTTTCAGTGTATCTTTTAAGGTTCACATATTACACAGTAGTATCGACACTGAACAAGCTCTCAAGGCCATGAAAATCTGTAAGTCGCATCGTAAG GTGATTTTGGCCACAAATATTGCAGAATCTTCGGTTACAATACCAATGGTGGGCTATGTCATTGATTCTTGCCGTTCTTTACAAGTTTTCTGGGATAATAATAGGAAAACAGATTCTGCAGAGCTTGTGTGGGTTTCCAAATCACAG GCAGACCAAAGGAGAGGGAGAACTGGACGGACTTGTGACGGCCATGTATATCGATTGGTAAAAAGATCATTTTACACTCAACTAGAGGATTACGAGCCTCCTGCAATACTGAGGTTATCGTTGAGGCAGCAAGTACTTCTCCTTTGCTGTGCTGAATCTAAAGCCATCAATGATCCCAAAG TTCTGCTACGGAAGGCTTTAGACACTCCAGATCCTGAAGTCGTTGAGGATGCATTGAGTTTGCTTGTTGACCTCCATGCACTACAAAAAACACCTCCAAGGAGCCGTTATGAGCCTACTTTTTATGGAAGATTGCTTGCCAGCTTTTCTCTTTCATTTGATGCTTCTATACTAATACTCAAGTTTGGAGCCATAGGAATGCTACGAGAAGGCATTGTTCTTGGTATAATGATGGATATGCAGCCACTCCCCATTCTTCGTCCTTTCGGCCACGAAAGCTTG TTCATGAAGTACATTGACAACTTTTTCAGTGGAGATTCTAAGACCACTGGTTTATCTGGTAGAAAAGAGGTAATCTGTATGGCAAATTCGTGCGCATTTCAGTTCTGGCAACGTGCTTTCAAG GACAAATACCGCCTTCAACTATTAAGACAACTCTTCAAGTTGGATAACACAAAAGACAGAGAAATAGTGCTTTCAAAAATTGAGGAAGAGTGGTGCTCATACCATAATCTTTTGCGATCGGCACTCAAGCAAGTTGCTGAATCAT ATGATGAGGTTCTGGACTCTTTGCATCGATATAGACCCCAATTTCTTGCTACATCAGTTGGCATACCATCTTATTATAATCCAAATGAATATCAGCACAAGTGCCATCTCGACTGTGATCAGTATTTAGATGCTGGTACGTTAGATATGGATTATCAGCTACTTGAACTAGGTGGTGAAATAAGGAAATGCATTTCTATTCCATTTTTGGGCCACAATGAATCATTAGCACATAAGGTGGCTCAAAATTTGGCTAGTGTAGTCAAAGAG ATGAGAAGTCAGTCTTCTGCGGATGTCTCTGGAAATCCTGACATGTTGGTGTATGGTAATGGTGTTTCCACAGGGGAGGCTtctttttgtaaattttttctCAGTGGTCAGTGCAACAGAGGTTCCCAATGTTCCTTTTCTCATTCTTTACAAGCAAAGAGGCCCACTTGCAAATTTTTCTTCTCTTTACAG GGATGCCGGAATGGAGATTCATGTTTCTTTTCTCACGATTCAGTTTCATCTGCTTATTCTGGTGTTCTGTCAAGTTTATGCCGTCCGGAGAATGAAGATGCTGATATGTTGTCACTTCTGCGATGGTTTCCTGCACCTCATCATGGACGCATCCTCATACTTGATGACAATGATTTATATTTTTCGTCACATATTGCACGTCACTATGCTCCGTCTTCTATAATTTCCACAACGCCCCTTCCAGATGAATCCACACTTGACCAATTACCAACTGATGTCAGAATTCTCTGGGGCCATTCCAATCCATACAACACGATAGTATCCAACACTGCAGGAAGTCCAGTTCTGTGGAGTGAAGTTAAATGTGTCCTATGGTTTCCTAAATTTGAAACAGGACATAGAGAAGGGCAGAAGAGTGTGATGCAAACCTTTTTTGAGTATTTAGCCATCCGGATGCTTGGATATGCCTTATATGATGTTAAAGTTATTGTCACTATGAATAATATGCGTTTCTCCTACCTACAG GTAGAAAAGCTGGCAAGGGAATGCTGTTTTTTTCTCAGGGAGTCATTCCTATTTGATGAACAGAACTTGGGAGAATTGTTTGATGAGATTAATGCCAGAAAGCCAATGCTGCAGTCGAAGCCTGTCTCGTATGTTTTCTCGCTGCATCCGCCTGTAGATGTCCAGTCTCGTGATTTTGCAACACTCCTTAGCCAAAATAAAAATAAGGTTATTTAG